One window of the Salvia miltiorrhiza cultivar Shanhuang (shh) chromosome 6, IMPLAD_Smil_shh, whole genome shotgun sequence genome contains the following:
- the LOC130990508 gene encoding secreted RxLR effector protein 161-like, with amino-acid sequence MQKIPYASVVGSLMYAQVCTRPDISYIVGMLGRYLSNPGMEHWRAAKKVLRYLQRTKDYMLTYRKSDNLEVVGYSDSDFAGCQDSHKSTSGYVYLLAGEAISWKSVKQTLVASSTMEAEFVACYEASNHGIWLRNFVTGLRVLENVERPLKLFCDNKSAVLYSNNNKSSSKSKHIDIKFLVVKERVQNKQISIEHIGTNSMIADPFTKGLPPKVFHEHVARMGVVSFDDIMV; translated from the coding sequence ATGCAGAAGATTCCATATGCATCAGTAGTTGGAAGTCTTATGTATGCTCAAGTATGTACGCGTCCGGATATTTCGTACATTGTTGGGATGTTAGGAAGATATTTAAGCAACCCTGGTATGGAACATTGGAGAGCAGCCAAAAAGGTTTTAAGGTATCTTCAGAGAACAAAAGATTACATGCTCACGTATAGAAAATCAGATAATTTGGAGGTCGTAGGATATTCGGATTCTGATTTTGCTGGATGCCAAGATAGTCATAAATCAACATCAGGCTATGTTTATCTATTGGCTGGAGAAGCTATATCTTGGAAAAGTGTCAAACAGACACTAGTAGCTTCTTCAACCATGGAGGCAGAGTTTGTAGCATGCTATGAGGCATCAAACCATGGAATATGGTTGCGAAATTTTGTCACTGGGCTGCGCGTTTTGGAGAATGTTGAAAGACCACTCAAGCTATTCTGTGACAATAAATCAGCAGTACTGTATTCCAACAACAACAAGAGCTCGTCAAAGTCAAAACACATCGACATAAAGTTCCTTGTTGTTAAAGAAAGAGtgcaaaataaacaaatatctATAGAGCATATTGGGACAAACTCCATGATTGCGGATCCGTTCACAAAAGGCTTACCACCCAAGGTCTTTCATGAGCATGTTGCTCGTATGGGtgttgtatcatttgatgatattatgGTTTAG